The Eleginops maclovinus isolate JMC-PN-2008 ecotype Puerto Natales chromosome 3, JC_Emac_rtc_rv5, whole genome shotgun sequence genome includes a region encoding these proteins:
- the cblc gene encoding E3 ubiquitin-protein ligase CBL-C isoform X3 translates to MMAAAGSADSLSHKSISQTPTSGDRRLVDKALKRLNKLGELCTNPRLGLRNSPPYLPELVSETTSLLEQVWEPYRGSRVQGSHAPRGDEAKYLRVHVRNLLDKTDRALLLFKEGREKMFEDTSSCRRNLTKLSLLFSHMLWELRAMFPGGSFQGDTYRVTKPEAKKFWIRSFGNKCLVQWNSFKEQLQSVHAFEEGMESMALKSTIDLTCNDYISVFEFDIFTRLFQPWRSLLRNWNQLAVTHPGYMAFLTYDQVIARLEHYLHRPGSFIFRLSCTRMGQWAIGHVTSEGSIIQTIPQNTPLYQALIQGFKEGCYLYPDGRDVNPDLTSLCEPTQKGKVKVSEEQYEIYCDMGSTFQLCKICTERDKDTRIQPCGHLLCQPCLTGWQKSAGQTCPYCRCDIRGTESILVEPYLPGSGQWEEEEEEQGEDDQDEEEDHEDIELVLKEMAALRKFSSLDYQVPRSNLCVPPLPPKNFSTPRSPSPSCHPRTSETPYPDQHSHSSSQAHSGSGAGRRYKQEKTKNSSAEFLTEAKSASSSQRATESGAVWLRPSSPVKQRQRPKEREGRRAGLRQDKCDFEDMTRRMSS, encoded by the exons ATGATGGCGGCAGCAGGTTCTGCAGACTCCCTGAGCCACAAATCTATCTCCCAGACCCCTACAAGTGGAGACAGGCGGCTGGTGGACAAGGCCCTAAAAAGACTTAATAAACTTGGCGAACTGTGCACTAACCCCCGACTGGGCCTGAGGAACAGTCCCCCATACCTGCCAGAGCTGGTGTCAGAGACAACGTCACTGCTCGAACAGGTCTGGGAGCCCTACAGAGGCTCCCGGGTGCAGGGCAGCCATGCACCCCGAGGAGACGAGGCCAAGTACCTAAGGGTCCACGTTCGAAACCTGCTGGATAAGACGGACAGGGCTCTGCTGCTGTTCAAAGAGGGACGGGAGAAGATGTTTGAGGACACGTCCAGCTGCAG gagGAACTTGACCAAACTGTCCTTGCTGTTCAGTCACATGCTCTGGGAGCTGAGGGCCATGTTTCCAGGGGGCAGTTTTCAGGGTGACACCTACAGGGTGACTAAGCCAGAGGCAAAGAAGTTTTGGATACGCTCATTCGGAAACAA GTGTTTAGTGCAGTGGAATAGTTTCAAAGAGCAGCTGCAgagtgtgcatgcatttgagGAAGGGATGGAGTCCATGGCTCTGAAATCAACTATAGATCTCACCTGTAATGACTACATCTCTGTGTTTGAGTTCGACATCTTCACCAGACTGTTTCAG CCGTGGAGATCACTTTTAAGGAACTGGAACCAGCTAGCAGTGACTCATCCCGGCTACATGGCCTTCCTCACCTATGACCAGGTGATCGCTCGTCTGGAACACTACCTGCACAGACCTGGGAG CTTTATCTTCCGCCTGAGCTGCACAAGAATGGGTCAGTGGGCTATTGGCCATGTGACCAGTGAAGGGAGCATCATTCAGACCATCCCCCAGAATACACCTCTCTACCAGGCACTCATTCAGGGCTTCAAGGAAGGATG CTACCTGTACCCAGATGGCCGTGATGTGAACCCTGACCTGACGAGCTTGTGCGAACCGACCCAGAAGGGCAAAGTCAAAGTTTCAGAA GAGCAGTATGAGATTTACTGTGACATGGGCAGCACCTTCCAGCTGTGTAAGATCTGCACCGAGCGGGATAAGGACACTCGTATCCAGCCCTGTGGACATCTCCTGTGCCAACCCTGCCTCACAGGCTGGCAG AAATCGGCTGGCCAGACCTGCCCATACTGTCGCTGCGACATCAGAGGAACAGAGTCCATACTCGTTGAGCCCTACCTACCAGGCAGCGGtcagtgggaggaggaggaggaggagcagggtgAGGACGAccaggatgaggaggaggaccaTGAGGACATTGAACTGGTGTTAAAGGAAATGGCTGCCCTGAGGAAG TTCTCAAGTTTGGATTACCAAGTGCCCAGGTCCAATCTCTGCGTTCCACCTCTGCCCCCTAAAAACTTCAGCACCCCAcgctctccatctccctcctgCCATCCGCGGACCTCAGAAACCCCGTATCCGGACCAACACTCCCACTCAAGTTCA CAGGCTCACAGTGGAAGTGGAGCAGGAAGAAGATACAAACAAGAGAAGACGAAAAATAG CAGTGCCGAATTCCTCACGGAAGCAAAGTCTGCATCTTCCTCTCAGAGGGCTACCGAAA gTGGAGCAGTGTGGCTCAGACCCTCCAGCCCAGtcaaacagagacaaagacccaaagagagggagggacggagagcGGGGCTCAGACAAGACAAATGTGACTTTGAAGACATGACCAGAAGAATGTCGTCCTGA
- the cblc gene encoding E3 ubiquitin-protein ligase CBL-C isoform X4, translating into MMAAAGSADSLSHKSISQTPTSGDRRLVDKALKRLNKLGELCTNPRLGLRNSPPYLPELVSETTSLLEQVWEPYRGSRVQGSHAPRGDEAKYLRVHVRNLLDKTDRALLLFKEGREKMFEDTSSCRRNLTKLSLLFSHMLWELRAMFPGGSFQGDTYRVTKPEAKKFWIRSFGNKCLVQWNSFKEQLQSVHAFEEGMESMALKSTIDLTCNDYISVFEFDIFTRLFQPWRSLLRNWNQLAVTHPGYMAFLTYDQVIARLEHYLHRPGSFIFRLSCTRMGQWAIGHVTSEGSIIQTIPQNTPLYQALIQGFKEGCYLYPDGRDVNPDLTSLCEPTQKGKVKVSEEQYEIYCDMGSTFQLCKICTERDKDTRIQPCGHLLCQPCLTGWQQKSAGQTCPYCRCDIRGTESILVEPYLPGSGQWEEEEEEQGEDDQDEEEDHEDIELVLKEMAALRKFSSLDYQVPRSNLCVPPLPPKNFSTPRSPSPSCHPRTSETPYPDQHSHSSSAHSGSGAGRRYKQEKTKNSSAEFLTEAKSASSSQRATESGAVWLRPSSPVKQRQRPKEREGRRAGLRQDKCDFEDMTRRMSS; encoded by the exons ATGATGGCGGCAGCAGGTTCTGCAGACTCCCTGAGCCACAAATCTATCTCCCAGACCCCTACAAGTGGAGACAGGCGGCTGGTGGACAAGGCCCTAAAAAGACTTAATAAACTTGGCGAACTGTGCACTAACCCCCGACTGGGCCTGAGGAACAGTCCCCCATACCTGCCAGAGCTGGTGTCAGAGACAACGTCACTGCTCGAACAGGTCTGGGAGCCCTACAGAGGCTCCCGGGTGCAGGGCAGCCATGCACCCCGAGGAGACGAGGCCAAGTACCTAAGGGTCCACGTTCGAAACCTGCTGGATAAGACGGACAGGGCTCTGCTGCTGTTCAAAGAGGGACGGGAGAAGATGTTTGAGGACACGTCCAGCTGCAG gagGAACTTGACCAAACTGTCCTTGCTGTTCAGTCACATGCTCTGGGAGCTGAGGGCCATGTTTCCAGGGGGCAGTTTTCAGGGTGACACCTACAGGGTGACTAAGCCAGAGGCAAAGAAGTTTTGGATACGCTCATTCGGAAACAA GTGTTTAGTGCAGTGGAATAGTTTCAAAGAGCAGCTGCAgagtgtgcatgcatttgagGAAGGGATGGAGTCCATGGCTCTGAAATCAACTATAGATCTCACCTGTAATGACTACATCTCTGTGTTTGAGTTCGACATCTTCACCAGACTGTTTCAG CCGTGGAGATCACTTTTAAGGAACTGGAACCAGCTAGCAGTGACTCATCCCGGCTACATGGCCTTCCTCACCTATGACCAGGTGATCGCTCGTCTGGAACACTACCTGCACAGACCTGGGAG CTTTATCTTCCGCCTGAGCTGCACAAGAATGGGTCAGTGGGCTATTGGCCATGTGACCAGTGAAGGGAGCATCATTCAGACCATCCCCCAGAATACACCTCTCTACCAGGCACTCATTCAGGGCTTCAAGGAAGGATG CTACCTGTACCCAGATGGCCGTGATGTGAACCCTGACCTGACGAGCTTGTGCGAACCGACCCAGAAGGGCAAAGTCAAAGTTTCAGAA GAGCAGTATGAGATTTACTGTGACATGGGCAGCACCTTCCAGCTGTGTAAGATCTGCACCGAGCGGGATAAGGACACTCGTATCCAGCCCTGTGGACATCTCCTGTGCCAACCCTGCCTCACAGGCTGGCAG CAGAAATCGGCTGGCCAGACCTGCCCATACTGTCGCTGCGACATCAGAGGAACAGAGTCCATACTCGTTGAGCCCTACCTACCAGGCAGCGGtcagtgggaggaggaggaggaggagcagggtgAGGACGAccaggatgaggaggaggaccaTGAGGACATTGAACTGGTGTTAAAGGAAATGGCTGCCCTGAGGAAG TTCTCAAGTTTGGATTACCAAGTGCCCAGGTCCAATCTCTGCGTTCCACCTCTGCCCCCTAAAAACTTCAGCACCCCAcgctctccatctccctcctgCCATCCGCGGACCTCAGAAACCCCGTATCCGGACCAACACTCCCACTCAAGTTCA GCTCACAGTGGAAGTGGAGCAGGAAGAAGATACAAACAAGAGAAGACGAAAAATAG CAGTGCCGAATTCCTCACGGAAGCAAAGTCTGCATCTTCCTCTCAGAGGGCTACCGAAA gTGGAGCAGTGTGGCTCAGACCCTCCAGCCCAGtcaaacagagacaaagacccaaagagagggagggacggagagcGGGGCTCAGACAAGACAAATGTGACTTTGAAGACATGACCAGAAGAATGTCGTCCTGA
- the cblc gene encoding E3 ubiquitin-protein ligase CBL-C isoform X1 yields MMAAAGSADSLSHKSISQTPTSGDRRLVDKALKRLNKLGELCTNPRLGLRNSPPYLPELVSETTSLLEQVWEPYRGSRVQGSHAPRGDEAKYLRVHVRNLLDKTDRALLLFKEGREKMFEDTSSCRRNLTKLSLLFSHMLWELRAMFPGGSFQGDTYRVTKPEAKKFWIRSFGNKCLVQWNSFKEQLQSVHAFEEGMESMALKSTIDLTCNDYISVFEFDIFTRLFQPWRSLLRNWNQLAVTHPGYMAFLTYDQVIARLEHYLHRPGSFIFRLSCTRMGQWAIGHVTSEGSIIQTIPQNTPLYQALIQGFKEGCYLYPDGRDVNPDLTSLCEPTQKGKVKVSEEQYEIYCDMGSTFQLCKICTERDKDTRIQPCGHLLCQPCLTGWQQKSAGQTCPYCRCDIRGTESILVEPYLPGSGQWEEEEEEQGEDDQDEEEDHEDIELVLKEMAALRKFSSLDYQVPRSNLCVPPLPPKNFSTPRSPSPSCHPRTSETPYPDQHSHSSSQAHSGSGAGRRYKQEKTKNSSAEFLTEAKSASSSQRATESGAVWLRPSSPVKQRQRPKEREGRRAGLRQDKCDFEDMTRRMSS; encoded by the exons ATGATGGCGGCAGCAGGTTCTGCAGACTCCCTGAGCCACAAATCTATCTCCCAGACCCCTACAAGTGGAGACAGGCGGCTGGTGGACAAGGCCCTAAAAAGACTTAATAAACTTGGCGAACTGTGCACTAACCCCCGACTGGGCCTGAGGAACAGTCCCCCATACCTGCCAGAGCTGGTGTCAGAGACAACGTCACTGCTCGAACAGGTCTGGGAGCCCTACAGAGGCTCCCGGGTGCAGGGCAGCCATGCACCCCGAGGAGACGAGGCCAAGTACCTAAGGGTCCACGTTCGAAACCTGCTGGATAAGACGGACAGGGCTCTGCTGCTGTTCAAAGAGGGACGGGAGAAGATGTTTGAGGACACGTCCAGCTGCAG gagGAACTTGACCAAACTGTCCTTGCTGTTCAGTCACATGCTCTGGGAGCTGAGGGCCATGTTTCCAGGGGGCAGTTTTCAGGGTGACACCTACAGGGTGACTAAGCCAGAGGCAAAGAAGTTTTGGATACGCTCATTCGGAAACAA GTGTTTAGTGCAGTGGAATAGTTTCAAAGAGCAGCTGCAgagtgtgcatgcatttgagGAAGGGATGGAGTCCATGGCTCTGAAATCAACTATAGATCTCACCTGTAATGACTACATCTCTGTGTTTGAGTTCGACATCTTCACCAGACTGTTTCAG CCGTGGAGATCACTTTTAAGGAACTGGAACCAGCTAGCAGTGACTCATCCCGGCTACATGGCCTTCCTCACCTATGACCAGGTGATCGCTCGTCTGGAACACTACCTGCACAGACCTGGGAG CTTTATCTTCCGCCTGAGCTGCACAAGAATGGGTCAGTGGGCTATTGGCCATGTGACCAGTGAAGGGAGCATCATTCAGACCATCCCCCAGAATACACCTCTCTACCAGGCACTCATTCAGGGCTTCAAGGAAGGATG CTACCTGTACCCAGATGGCCGTGATGTGAACCCTGACCTGACGAGCTTGTGCGAACCGACCCAGAAGGGCAAAGTCAAAGTTTCAGAA GAGCAGTATGAGATTTACTGTGACATGGGCAGCACCTTCCAGCTGTGTAAGATCTGCACCGAGCGGGATAAGGACACTCGTATCCAGCCCTGTGGACATCTCCTGTGCCAACCCTGCCTCACAGGCTGGCAG CAGAAATCGGCTGGCCAGACCTGCCCATACTGTCGCTGCGACATCAGAGGAACAGAGTCCATACTCGTTGAGCCCTACCTACCAGGCAGCGGtcagtgggaggaggaggaggaggagcagggtgAGGACGAccaggatgaggaggaggaccaTGAGGACATTGAACTGGTGTTAAAGGAAATGGCTGCCCTGAGGAAG TTCTCAAGTTTGGATTACCAAGTGCCCAGGTCCAATCTCTGCGTTCCACCTCTGCCCCCTAAAAACTTCAGCACCCCAcgctctccatctccctcctgCCATCCGCGGACCTCAGAAACCCCGTATCCGGACCAACACTCCCACTCAAGTTCA CAGGCTCACAGTGGAAGTGGAGCAGGAAGAAGATACAAACAAGAGAAGACGAAAAATAG CAGTGCCGAATTCCTCACGGAAGCAAAGTCTGCATCTTCCTCTCAGAGGGCTACCGAAA gTGGAGCAGTGTGGCTCAGACCCTCCAGCCCAGtcaaacagagacaaagacccaaagagagggagggacggagagcGGGGCTCAGACAAGACAAATGTGACTTTGAAGACATGACCAGAAGAATGTCGTCCTGA
- the cblc gene encoding E3 ubiquitin-protein ligase CBL-C isoform X5, whose protein sequence is MMAAAGSADSLSHKSISQTPTSGDRRLVDKALKRLNKLGELCTNPRLGLRNSPPYLPELVSETTSLLEQVWEPYRGSRVQGSHAPRGDEAKYLRVHVRNLLDKTDRALLLFKEGREKMFEDTSSCRRNLTKLSLLFSHMLWELRAMFPGGSFQGDTYRVTKPEAKKFWIRSFGNKCLVQWNSFKEQLQSVHAFEEGMESMALKSTIDLTCNDYISVFEFDIFTRLFQPWRSLLRNWNQLAVTHPGYMAFLTYDQVIARLEHYLHRPGSFIFRLSCTRMGQWAIGHVTSEGSIIQTIPQNTPLYQALIQGFKEGCYLYPDGRDVNPDLTSLCEPTQKGKVKVSEEQYEIYCDMGSTFQLCKICTERDKDTRIQPCGHLLCQPCLTGWQQKSAGQTCPYCRCDIRGTESILVEPYLPGSGQWEEEEEEQGEDDQDEEEDHEDIELVLKEMAALRKFSSLDYQVPRSNLCVPPLPPKNFSTPRSPSPSCHPRTSETPYPDQHSHSSSAHSGSGAGRRYKQEKTKNSAEFLTEAKSASSSQRATESGAVWLRPSSPVKQRQRPKEREGRRAGLRQDKCDFEDMTRRMSS, encoded by the exons ATGATGGCGGCAGCAGGTTCTGCAGACTCCCTGAGCCACAAATCTATCTCCCAGACCCCTACAAGTGGAGACAGGCGGCTGGTGGACAAGGCCCTAAAAAGACTTAATAAACTTGGCGAACTGTGCACTAACCCCCGACTGGGCCTGAGGAACAGTCCCCCATACCTGCCAGAGCTGGTGTCAGAGACAACGTCACTGCTCGAACAGGTCTGGGAGCCCTACAGAGGCTCCCGGGTGCAGGGCAGCCATGCACCCCGAGGAGACGAGGCCAAGTACCTAAGGGTCCACGTTCGAAACCTGCTGGATAAGACGGACAGGGCTCTGCTGCTGTTCAAAGAGGGACGGGAGAAGATGTTTGAGGACACGTCCAGCTGCAG gagGAACTTGACCAAACTGTCCTTGCTGTTCAGTCACATGCTCTGGGAGCTGAGGGCCATGTTTCCAGGGGGCAGTTTTCAGGGTGACACCTACAGGGTGACTAAGCCAGAGGCAAAGAAGTTTTGGATACGCTCATTCGGAAACAA GTGTTTAGTGCAGTGGAATAGTTTCAAAGAGCAGCTGCAgagtgtgcatgcatttgagGAAGGGATGGAGTCCATGGCTCTGAAATCAACTATAGATCTCACCTGTAATGACTACATCTCTGTGTTTGAGTTCGACATCTTCACCAGACTGTTTCAG CCGTGGAGATCACTTTTAAGGAACTGGAACCAGCTAGCAGTGACTCATCCCGGCTACATGGCCTTCCTCACCTATGACCAGGTGATCGCTCGTCTGGAACACTACCTGCACAGACCTGGGAG CTTTATCTTCCGCCTGAGCTGCACAAGAATGGGTCAGTGGGCTATTGGCCATGTGACCAGTGAAGGGAGCATCATTCAGACCATCCCCCAGAATACACCTCTCTACCAGGCACTCATTCAGGGCTTCAAGGAAGGATG CTACCTGTACCCAGATGGCCGTGATGTGAACCCTGACCTGACGAGCTTGTGCGAACCGACCCAGAAGGGCAAAGTCAAAGTTTCAGAA GAGCAGTATGAGATTTACTGTGACATGGGCAGCACCTTCCAGCTGTGTAAGATCTGCACCGAGCGGGATAAGGACACTCGTATCCAGCCCTGTGGACATCTCCTGTGCCAACCCTGCCTCACAGGCTGGCAG CAGAAATCGGCTGGCCAGACCTGCCCATACTGTCGCTGCGACATCAGAGGAACAGAGTCCATACTCGTTGAGCCCTACCTACCAGGCAGCGGtcagtgggaggaggaggaggaggagcagggtgAGGACGAccaggatgaggaggaggaccaTGAGGACATTGAACTGGTGTTAAAGGAAATGGCTGCCCTGAGGAAG TTCTCAAGTTTGGATTACCAAGTGCCCAGGTCCAATCTCTGCGTTCCACCTCTGCCCCCTAAAAACTTCAGCACCCCAcgctctccatctccctcctgCCATCCGCGGACCTCAGAAACCCCGTATCCGGACCAACACTCCCACTCAAGTTCA GCTCACAGTGGAAGTGGAGCAGGAAGAAGATACAAACAAGAGAAGACGAAAAATAG TGCCGAATTCCTCACGGAAGCAAAGTCTGCATCTTCCTCTCAGAGGGCTACCGAAA gTGGAGCAGTGTGGCTCAGACCCTCCAGCCCAGtcaaacagagacaaagacccaaagagagggagggacggagagcGGGGCTCAGACAAGACAAATGTGACTTTGAAGACATGACCAGAAGAATGTCGTCCTGA
- the cblc gene encoding E3 ubiquitin-protein ligase CBL-C isoform X2 yields MMAAAGSADSLSHKSISQTPTSGDRRLVDKALKRLNKLGELCTNPRLGLRNSPPYLPELVSETTSLLEQVWEPYRGSRVQGSHAPRGDEAKYLRVHVRNLLDKTDRALLLFKEGREKMFEDTSSCRRNLTKLSLLFSHMLWELRAMFPGGSFQGDTYRVTKPEAKKFWIRSFGNKCLVQWNSFKEQLQSVHAFEEGMESMALKSTIDLTCNDYISVFEFDIFTRLFQPWRSLLRNWNQLAVTHPGYMAFLTYDQVIARLEHYLHRPGSFIFRLSCTRMGQWAIGHVTSEGSIIQTIPQNTPLYQALIQGFKEGCYLYPDGRDVNPDLTSLCEPTQKGKVKVSEEQYEIYCDMGSTFQLCKICTERDKDTRIQPCGHLLCQPCLTGWQQKSAGQTCPYCRCDIRGTESILVEPYLPGSGQWEEEEEEQGEDDQDEEEDHEDIELVLKEMAALRKFSSLDYQVPRSNLCVPPLPPKNFSTPRSPSPSCHPRTSETPYPDQHSHSSSQAHSGSGAGRRYKQEKTKNSAEFLTEAKSASSSQRATESGAVWLRPSSPVKQRQRPKEREGRRAGLRQDKCDFEDMTRRMSS; encoded by the exons ATGATGGCGGCAGCAGGTTCTGCAGACTCCCTGAGCCACAAATCTATCTCCCAGACCCCTACAAGTGGAGACAGGCGGCTGGTGGACAAGGCCCTAAAAAGACTTAATAAACTTGGCGAACTGTGCACTAACCCCCGACTGGGCCTGAGGAACAGTCCCCCATACCTGCCAGAGCTGGTGTCAGAGACAACGTCACTGCTCGAACAGGTCTGGGAGCCCTACAGAGGCTCCCGGGTGCAGGGCAGCCATGCACCCCGAGGAGACGAGGCCAAGTACCTAAGGGTCCACGTTCGAAACCTGCTGGATAAGACGGACAGGGCTCTGCTGCTGTTCAAAGAGGGACGGGAGAAGATGTTTGAGGACACGTCCAGCTGCAG gagGAACTTGACCAAACTGTCCTTGCTGTTCAGTCACATGCTCTGGGAGCTGAGGGCCATGTTTCCAGGGGGCAGTTTTCAGGGTGACACCTACAGGGTGACTAAGCCAGAGGCAAAGAAGTTTTGGATACGCTCATTCGGAAACAA GTGTTTAGTGCAGTGGAATAGTTTCAAAGAGCAGCTGCAgagtgtgcatgcatttgagGAAGGGATGGAGTCCATGGCTCTGAAATCAACTATAGATCTCACCTGTAATGACTACATCTCTGTGTTTGAGTTCGACATCTTCACCAGACTGTTTCAG CCGTGGAGATCACTTTTAAGGAACTGGAACCAGCTAGCAGTGACTCATCCCGGCTACATGGCCTTCCTCACCTATGACCAGGTGATCGCTCGTCTGGAACACTACCTGCACAGACCTGGGAG CTTTATCTTCCGCCTGAGCTGCACAAGAATGGGTCAGTGGGCTATTGGCCATGTGACCAGTGAAGGGAGCATCATTCAGACCATCCCCCAGAATACACCTCTCTACCAGGCACTCATTCAGGGCTTCAAGGAAGGATG CTACCTGTACCCAGATGGCCGTGATGTGAACCCTGACCTGACGAGCTTGTGCGAACCGACCCAGAAGGGCAAAGTCAAAGTTTCAGAA GAGCAGTATGAGATTTACTGTGACATGGGCAGCACCTTCCAGCTGTGTAAGATCTGCACCGAGCGGGATAAGGACACTCGTATCCAGCCCTGTGGACATCTCCTGTGCCAACCCTGCCTCACAGGCTGGCAG CAGAAATCGGCTGGCCAGACCTGCCCATACTGTCGCTGCGACATCAGAGGAACAGAGTCCATACTCGTTGAGCCCTACCTACCAGGCAGCGGtcagtgggaggaggaggaggaggagcagggtgAGGACGAccaggatgaggaggaggaccaTGAGGACATTGAACTGGTGTTAAAGGAAATGGCTGCCCTGAGGAAG TTCTCAAGTTTGGATTACCAAGTGCCCAGGTCCAATCTCTGCGTTCCACCTCTGCCCCCTAAAAACTTCAGCACCCCAcgctctccatctccctcctgCCATCCGCGGACCTCAGAAACCCCGTATCCGGACCAACACTCCCACTCAAGTTCA CAGGCTCACAGTGGAAGTGGAGCAGGAAGAAGATACAAACAAGAGAAGACGAAAAATAG TGCCGAATTCCTCACGGAAGCAAAGTCTGCATCTTCCTCTCAGAGGGCTACCGAAA gTGGAGCAGTGTGGCTCAGACCCTCCAGCCCAGtcaaacagagacaaagacccaaagagagggagggacggagagcGGGGCTCAGACAAGACAAATGTGACTTTGAAGACATGACCAGAAGAATGTCGTCCTGA